TTGCTGCGGATGGCGAGGTTCGCGTACTCCCACCCCGGCTCCGCCTTGGCAAGCTTCTCCGCCACCCGGTCCGCCCCCCCCCGCCCCCCGTTGGGCAGGCGTTCGCTCCGGTCCCCCACCCCCTCCGTAAAGGAATCCCCCAAAGCAACATAAACCCGCCGCCCGTTCCGGTTCGGAAGCAAAGGGTTTACAGGCACGTGGTTACGCTACCGGCCCCAAACGGCCGACAGGGAACAGCGGGGTTAACAAGCACCGCACAGCAGGTGAGCTAACCGCCAGAAGCCCGGCCGCAGCATGTAAGGGAGCGTCCCGGCTAGACCTCAGCCCTCCCCTGCCGCCAGTACCCCATGAACGCCACCTGCTTGCGGTCGATCCCGACGTCCCGCACCAGGTAGCGCCGCAGCTCCTTGATGGCCCCGGCTTCCCCGGCGATCCATGCGTAGAACGGCAGGGCCCCCGCGGGCTTGTCCGGATTCTTGCTGGCGCCGATCGCGGCGCTATCCATCCGGGCCGGCGTCTCCCAGAGGATCTCCTGGTCCACGTTGACGTCCTCGGGCTCGGGCCCGGCGGCGCGCTCAGGGAATTTGATGCCCACCCAGCCGGGGACAGGCACGGCGGCCCGGACCGCCTCCTGCAGCAGCGTGCCGTGCGGACGCGAGCGCCCGATCGCAGCGCCGCGCGCCAGCCAGGTGATCTCGACGTCGGCCTCGGTGTGGAGGTCCTGGAAGTCGCCGGCCTCGGGCACCTCGAGGATGGCGTGGCCGCTCATGTACGGCGGGAGCGCTTCGAGGATCGCGCCGATGGCGGGAACCGCCGTCTCATCCCCGGCAAGCAGCACCCGCTCGGCCATGCCCGGCCGCCACTCGATCCCGGAGTACGTTTGCGCCGTGACGCAGTGGGCGGCCCGGTTGTTGGGCCCGATCAGGGTCAGGGTGTCCCCCGGTTTGGCATTCAGTGCCCAGTTGGCGGCCGGGCCGCCGTTGCCCGTCTCATCGAAATGCCGCACGAAGTCGATGTCGAGCTCCGGGTAGACGGCGTCCAGTCGCTCCTGCCGGACCGTGTAGGTGCGCATGGAGCCTCGGGTGGCCGGGTCCATGGTTAGCCATTCGCGGTACCAGCCGGCCTGCTCCGTGCGGAATTCCGGCAGCGGCACTGCGGTGCCGTCCGCGGCCTGGGACGGGATCATGAGCTTGACCCGCAGGTCCAAGGTGCTGCCGTGCACGCCGAAGCTCCACAGTGAATAGCCGCCGAGGGTGATCCGGCGGAAGTTCGGGCTAAGCTGCTGGACCGCCGTGACCTGGACCGCGAACGCGAGGGTCATGGGTCCGGTGGCGGCCGGCTCTCTTACGCCCGCGGCGGCGCGGGCCGTGCTGTGCGGTGCTGCAGTCATGGGACCAGCTCCAGGGTTGGGATCGAGCCGGCGGGCGCCGACGTGACGGGTTCGGAATGGGCGTGGTGGCGGCCGAGCGGGATGACCAGCGGCGTCCCGGAGACCGGATCCGGTACAACTCGGGAGTCCAGTGCGAACACTTCGCGGACCAGCTCCGCGGTGATCACGTCGCCGGAGGCTCCTTCGGCCACAATCCGGCCGTCCTTCATGGCAATGACGTGGTCCGAGTACCGCGCGGCAAGGTTGAGGTCGTGCAGCACGATCGCCAAGGTGGTGCCGCGCGTGCGGTTCAGATCGGTGATCAGGTCCAGCACCTCGACTTGGTGGGCGAGGTCTAGGTAGGTGGTGGGCTCATCGAGCAGCAGCACCTCCGTTTCCTGCGCCAGCGCCATCGCGATCCACACACGCTGGCGCTGCCCGCCGGAGAGCTCGTCCACGTTCCGAGCGGCAAGCTCAAGCGTTCCGGTCGCCGCCAGCGCCCGCTGGACCGCGAGGTCATGGTGCGAGGAATCGCCCGCGCGCCAGGAGCGGAAGACGCCCTGGTGCGGGTACCGGCCGCGGCCCACTAGGTCCCGCACCGTGATGCCGTCCGGCGCCGTCGGGTGTTGCGGGAGCAGGCCCAGGGTGCGGGCGACCTCGCGGGCGGGGCGGGTGTGAATGTCCTTGCCGTCCAGGGCGACGATTCCGGCGGCGGGCTTGAGCAGCCGGGACAGGCCACGGAGCAGGGTGGACTTACCGCAGGCGTTGGCGCCGACGATCATGGTCACCTTGCCCTCGGGGATGCCGGCGGACAGACCTGCGATGACGGTGCGCTGATCGTATCGAAGGGTCAGGCCGGTGGCGTGCAGAACTGCCATCTCAGGCATCCTTTCGGCGGGACGTGACGAGGAGCCACAGCAGGAACGGGGCGCCCAGCGCGCCGGTGACCACGCCAACCGGAAGCACGGCGCCGCCCAGCAGCAGCGGGGCGATGTTGGCGGCCAAGTAGTCGGCGCCAAGGACGATCAGCATGCCCGCCAGGGCCGACGCCGGAAGGCTGGCCTTGCAGACGAAGCGGCGGGCGACGGGAGCGGCGAGGAAGGCGACGAACGCCACCGGGCCGGCTGCCGCCGTCGCCACCGCCGCGAGCGCGACCGCGGTGGCGACAATGGCAAGGCGCGTGGGACCGGCCCTGATGCCCAGGGCCGCGGCGGCGTCGTCACCGAGTTCGAGGATGCGCAGCGGGCCG
This is a stretch of genomic DNA from Longimicrobiaceae bacterium. It encodes these proteins:
- a CDS encoding siderophore-interacting protein, coding for MTLAFAVQVTAVQQLSPNFRRITLGGYSLWSFGVHGSTLDLRVKLMIPSQAADGTAVPLPEFRTEQAGWYREWLTMDPATRGSMRTYTVRQERLDAVYPELDIDFVRHFDETGNGGPAANWALNAKPGDTLTLIGPNNRAAHCVTAQTYSGIEWRPGMAERVLLAGDETAVPAIGAILEALPPYMSGHAILEVPEAGDFQDLHTEADVEITWLARGAAIGRSRPHGTLLQEAVRAAVPVPGWVGIKFPERAAGPEPEDVNVDQEILWETPARMDSAAIGASKNPDKPAGALPFYAWIAGEAGAIKELRRYLVRDVGIDRKQVAFMGYWRQGRAEV
- a CDS encoding ABC transporter ATP-binding protein; protein product: MAVLHATGLTLRYDQRTVIAGLSAGIPEGKVTMIVGANACGKSTLLRGLSRLLKPAAGIVALDGKDIHTRPAREVARTLGLLPQHPTAPDGITVRDLVGRGRYPHQGVFRSWRAGDSSHHDLAVQRALAATGTLELAARNVDELSGGQRQRVWIAMALAQETEVLLLDEPTTYLDLAHQVEVLDLITDLNRTRGTTLAIVLHDLNLAARYSDHVIAMKDGRIVAEGASGDVITAELVREVFALDSRVVPDPVSGTPLVIPLGRHHAHSEPVTSAPAGSIPTLELVP